Proteins encoded by one window of Microbacterium testaceum:
- a CDS encoding oxygenase MpaB family protein has translation MAPYVRAIADGDDTGYFVENGPAWTVHAGMGTLVAGIRALLLQALHPGALAGVHDWSRYREDPIGRLTGTVRWVITLTYGSKAQADAETARVGRFHRRVKGEYRAGDGSERAYTAEAADLVRWVHLAFTDAFLAGHEVSRLPIPGGPDAYVADWATAGRLMRVVDPPLTRAALRAEIDGFADRGELRGDERVADVVRFLRKPPFPGLMGLSYRVLFAAAVATIPRRYRKMLGVRRWPLPVLTLTRVILRVTERALGSGPRAQDMARQRLARLEREGREAA, from the coding sequence ATGGCGCCCTACGTGCGCGCCATCGCCGACGGCGACGACACCGGATACTTCGTCGAGAACGGCCCCGCGTGGACCGTGCACGCCGGAATGGGGACCCTGGTAGCCGGCATCCGGGCCCTGCTTCTGCAGGCACTGCACCCCGGCGCCCTAGCGGGCGTGCACGACTGGTCGCGGTATCGCGAGGATCCGATCGGGCGCCTCACCGGAACCGTCCGGTGGGTCATCACCCTGACGTACGGGTCGAAGGCGCAGGCGGATGCCGAAACGGCGCGCGTCGGCCGATTCCACCGACGCGTGAAGGGCGAGTACCGGGCCGGCGACGGTTCGGAACGCGCCTACACCGCTGAGGCGGCGGATCTCGTGCGATGGGTGCACCTCGCCTTCACCGACGCGTTCTTGGCGGGGCACGAGGTGTCGCGCCTGCCCATCCCCGGCGGGCCCGACGCGTACGTCGCCGACTGGGCGACGGCCGGCCGCCTCATGCGGGTCGTGGATCCGCCCCTGACCCGTGCCGCCCTGCGCGCCGAGATCGACGGCTTCGCCGACCGTGGCGAGTTGCGCGGCGACGAGCGCGTCGCCGACGTCGTGCGCTTCCTGCGCAAGCCGCCGTTCCCCGGCCTCATGGGCCTGTCGTACCGCGTGCTGTTCGCCGCGGCGGTGGCGACCATCCCCCGCCGGTATCGGAAGATGCTCGGCGTGCGGCGCTGGCCCCTCCCCGTCCTGACCCTGACGCGCGTGATCCTGCGGGTGACGGAACGGGCCCTCGGCTCCGGCCCGCGGGCCCAGGACATGGCGCGGCAGCGACTGGCGCGGTTGGAGCGTGAGG
- a CDS encoding DUF4383 domain-containing protein — protein sequence MSSSPNRLVATVFGAVYLLVGLLGFAVTGGVGFIATQGGLLLGIFEVNPLHNIAHLLIGAALLVSGLANARAAKGVNTTVGAVYLLLGIVGFFLVGTGANILALNTPDHFLHLASAVVLLGVGLGTERNVPRTAAV from the coding sequence ATGAGCTCGTCACCCAACCGTCTCGTGGCCACCGTCTTCGGCGCTGTCTACCTTCTGGTCGGTCTGCTCGGCTTCGCCGTCACCGGCGGCGTCGGTTTCATCGCCACGCAGGGCGGTCTGCTCCTCGGCATCTTCGAGGTCAACCCGCTCCACAACATCGCGCACCTCCTGATCGGCGCCGCGCTGCTCGTCTCGGGTCTCGCCAACGCGCGTGCCGCCAAGGGCGTCAACACGACAGTCGGAGCCGTCTACCTGCTCCTCGGCATCGTGGGCTTCTTCCTCGTCGGCACGGGGGCCAACATCCTCGCGCTGAACACGCCCGACCACTTCCTGCACCTCGCCAGCGCCGTCGTGCTGCTGGGTGTCGGTCTCGGCACCGAGCGCAACGTCCCCCGCACCGCGGCGGTCTGA
- a CDS encoding YdeI/OmpD-associated family protein, protein MRFDTTLSQMGNNTGIEVPAEVLDALGGGKRAAVVVEVNGFTYRSTIGSMGGKSLIPFSSDKRASTGLSGGDAISVDLTLDTAPRPVEVPEDLAAALAAAGARDAFDALSPSARKAHVTNVDAAKATDTRSRRIDAIVAKLS, encoded by the coding sequence ATGCGTTTCGATACGACCCTGTCGCAGATGGGCAACAACACCGGGATCGAGGTCCCTGCCGAGGTGCTCGACGCCCTCGGGGGCGGAAAGCGCGCCGCGGTGGTCGTCGAGGTGAACGGCTTCACATACCGCAGCACGATCGGCTCGATGGGCGGTAAGTCGCTGATCCCCTTCTCGTCCGACAAACGGGCGAGCACCGGTTTGTCCGGAGGGGATGCCATCTCCGTTGACCTCACCCTCGACACCGCGCCCCGCCCGGTCGAGGTGCCCGAGGACCTTGCCGCAGCCCTCGCCGCGGCCGGTGCGCGCGATGCCTTCGACGCCCTCTCGCCGAGCGCGCGCAAGGCGCACGTGACCAACGTCGACGCGGCGAAGGCGACCGACACTCGATCACGCCGTATCGACGCGATCGTCGCGAAGCTGTCCTGA
- a CDS encoding asparagine synthase — translation MGRTKEAIAEGLSIATAAARLAVRNRILVDTIARGGQFDGEVFAELARETLRSLADEQDQAAERVTHQRKRAWGRFSDSSGTHDYRDRDTRNLRRRAKQSRGVAKELRALADDPERVKVLVGDARIAAWGDVEANLSQRLDVEGMTADADPEYAQMRKARMDALRMVDLARLASQAKRRAKERAAADEAEEPSDAPDAGKSGKKKKSAAR, via the coding sequence GTGGGGCGCACGAAAGAGGCCATCGCCGAGGGACTGTCGATCGCGACAGCCGCGGCGCGGCTCGCCGTGCGCAACCGCATCCTCGTCGACACGATCGCCCGCGGCGGCCAGTTCGATGGCGAGGTCTTCGCCGAGCTGGCGCGCGAGACGCTGCGCTCCCTCGCCGACGAGCAGGACCAGGCGGCCGAGCGCGTGACGCACCAGCGCAAACGCGCGTGGGGGCGGTTCTCGGATTCGTCCGGCACCCACGACTACCGCGACCGCGACACGCGCAACCTCCGCCGTCGCGCGAAGCAGTCCCGCGGCGTCGCGAAGGAATTGCGCGCGCTCGCCGACGACCCCGAGCGGGTCAAGGTGCTGGTCGGCGATGCGCGGATCGCGGCGTGGGGCGATGTCGAGGCGAACCTCAGCCAACGACTCGACGTCGAGGGCATGACGGCGGATGCCGATCCCGAGTACGCCCAGATGCGCAAGGCGCGGATGGACGCCCTGCGCATGGTCGATCTGGCCCGCCTCGCCTCGCAGGCGAAGCGTCGGGCGAAGGAACGGGCCGCCGCCGACGAAGCGGAGGAGCCGAGCGACGCACCGGATGCGGGCAAGAGCGGAAAAAAGAAGAAGTCCGCCGCGCGCTGA